A segment of the Streptomyces sp. NBC_00376 genome:
CACCACGGTCAGCACAGATGTCGTGATCAGCGTGGCGATCATGGTGATGAGCAGGGAGGGCAGACTGCTGAACAGAGCCGACTGAGCCGATTCGGTGGCCTGCCGCAGAGCTTCCGAGCCGGTGGCGTTCGGGTCGATCCGCGGAGGCTCCGGCAGCAGGAACCGTTCCACGAGGATGGTCGCGATCTGGGCAATCACGGACACGGCGAGTGTGATGCCGAGGACCGTGCGCCAGTGGGCGCGCATCGTGGAGACCGCGCCGTCAAGGATCTCGCCGACGCCGAGAGGCCGGAGAGGGATGACGCCGGGCTTGGCCGCAAAGGGCGGTTGTCCCCAGCCGGGGCCCTGAGGTCCGCCGCCCCAGCCCGCGGGGGGAGGCGGTGCGCCAGGACCGGAGCCGGGAGTGCTCGGTGGGGACCACTGTCCTGCGGGCGGCTGCGTGGGAGACCAGTTCCCTGCCGGGCCGCTGCCGTCGACGGGCTCGGAGGGCCGGGGGACACCGGCCCCCTGACCCTCGGAGGGGGCAGATCCGGGCGAGGCCCAGCCCGGAGTGTCGTTCATTCTCGCTCCTTCACGGTCCTGCCCGCTTATCGGGGCGGCAGGTTGGCAGCCATCGTGCCACGCGTTGCCCGGGTCCGGGCCGGGCGCTCTATCTCCTTCCGGCCTTCATTTGCGGGCGACTCACCGGGCAGACTGGGCGGATGGCTGATCAGGACGCGCAATCGCCGGTGGGCATCGAGCCTCCCGCGCTTCCCGTACTTCGCTGGGCCGAGCCGCCGGAAGGCCCCGCTCTGGTGCTTCTCGACCAGACGCGACTGCCGGCGGAGGAAGCCGAGCTGGTGTGCACCGATGTGCCCGCGCTGGTGCGGGCGATCCGGACGCTGGCGGTGCGCGGCGCCCCGCTGCTCGGCATCGCGGGGGCCTACGGGGTGGCTCTCGCCGCCGCCCGTGGAAATGACGTGGCGGGGGCGGCGGAGCTGCTGGCGCGGGCGCGGCCCACCGCGGTGAACCTCGGGTACGGGGTGCGGCGGGCCGACCGGGCATATCGGGAGGCCGTCGGGAGGGGGGCGGGTCCGGAGCGGGCCGCGGCGGTGGCGCTGGCCGAGGCCAGGGCGCTGCACCGTGAGGACGCCGAGGCCAGCGGGCGCATGGCGCGGTACGGCCTCGCCCTGCTGGACGAGCTGCTGCCCGGTGGTGATGGGCACCGCCTGCTTACGCACTGCAATACGGGGGCGCTCGTCTCCGGTGGTGAGGGCACCGCCTTTGCCGTGGCGCTCGCCGCGCACCGGGAGAGGCGGCTGCGGCAGCTGTGGGTGGACGAGACGCGTCCGCTGCTGCAGGGTGCTCGGCTGACTGCCTACGAGGCGGCGCGCAACGCAATGCCGTACAGCCTGCTCACGGACAACGCCGCAGGTTCGCTGTTCGCCGCGGGCGAGGTGGATGCCGTGCTCATCGGGGCGGACCGTATCGCCGCGGACGGGTCGGTTGCGAACAAGGTGGGGAGCTATCCGCTGGCAGTGCTCGCGAAGTACCACCACGTACCGTTCATCGTGGTCGCACCGACCACGACCGTGGATCTGGACACCGCGGACGGAGCGTCGATCGTCGTCGAGCAGCGGCCGGGGGCCGAGGTGACGGAGTTCACATCGCCGCGGGCCGGGGTGGTGGGCGAGTCCGCCGGCGGAGTGCTCGTGGCACCGGCTGGAACCCGGGCGTACAACCCCGCGTTCGATGTCACGCCACCGGAGCTGATCACGGCGATCGTCACGGAGGAGGGTGCGGTTTCCCCGGTCACGAGGGCCGGACTGGCAGAGCTGTGTGCCAGATCATCGCAGGTAACGATTAGCTAATGGGATGATGTCGATTATGAAGGGACGCGTCCTTGTCGTCGACGACGACACCGCACTGGCCGAGATGCTCGGGATTGTGCTGCGTGGTGAAGGGTTCGAGCCGTCGTTCGTAGCGGACGGCGACAAGGCACTTGCCGCATTTCGTGAGGCCAAGCCGGACCTGGTCCTGCTCGATCTCATGCTGCCCGGTAGGGACGGCATCGAGGTCTGCAGGCTGATCAGGGCCGAGTCGGGTGTGCCGATCGTCATGCTCACTGCCAAGAGCGACACGGTTGACGTGGTGGTGGGCCTGGAGTCCGGGGCCGACGACTACATCGTCAAGCCGTTCAAACCTAAGGAGTTGGTTGCCCGGATCAGGGCACGTCTGCGGAGGTCCGAGGAACCGGCGCCGGAGCAGCTGGCCATCGGGGACCTGGTCATCGATGTGGCCGGTCACTCGGTGAAGCGGGAGGGGCAGTCGATCGCCCTCACGCCGCTGGAGTTCGACCTGCTGGTCGCGCTCGCCCGTAAGCCGTGGCAGGTCTTCACCCGTGAGGTGCTGCTGGAGCAGGTGTGGGGATACCGCCACGCCGCTGACACCCGGCTGGTGAATGTGCATGTCCAGCGACTGCGTTCCAAGGTCGAGAAGGACCCGGAGCGGCCGGAGATCGTGGTGACCGTCCGAGGAGTCGGTTACAAGGCCGGACCGAGCTGAGATGCCCCCGAGTAGCGCTGCTCCGCAGCCCGGGGAGCCGGGAGCCCGTGCGGAGCGGGCTGCCGGTCCAGGACACAGGGCGTTCCGGATCGGGCGCCTTCTGCAGGGCGGCCGGTTGTTCCACGACCGGGCGCCCGGTGGTCCTGTGCCGCGATTGCTGATGCGTTGGGTGCGGCGTCCGCTGCTGCCCGCCGTACGGCTCTGGCGGCGCAATCTCCAGCTGCGCGTCGTCGCGGGCACGCTGCTCATGTCGCTCGGTGTGGTGCTGCTCCTCGGGCTGGTCGTGATCGGTCAGGTGCGCAACGGCCTGCTCGAGGCCAAGGGAAAGGCCGCCCAGACGCAGGCGGCCGGCGGTTTCGCCGCGGCCCAGGAGAAGGCGAACGCCCCGCTCACCCCCGGTGGGCAGGGCGGTGACGCGGCGGACGGTGCCACTGCCAACAACTCCTGGCGGACCGAGCTCGTCGACCAGCTCGCCAGCGGCGGCAAGAACGCCTTCAACGTGGTGGCGCTCAGCGCCGACGAGGGAACCCGTGCCCCACGCGGCTCGGGCAGCGTGGAGGCGGTGAGTATTCCGCAGCGCCTGCGGGATGCGGTGAACAAGGGGTCCGGGGCGTTCCAGACGTACTCCGAGATCCAGTACGCGAACGGGCAGCAACCGCAGCCCGGACTTGTCGTGGGCAAGCGGCTCTACGACAACGACCACAATCCGTATCAGCTCTACTACCTCTTCCCGCTGACGCAGGAGGAGAAGTCGCTGACCCTGATCAAGACCACGCTGGCGACCGCGGGACTCTTCGTGGTCGTGCTGCTCGGGGCCATCGCCTGGTTCGTGGTGAGGCAGGTCGTCACGCCCGTGCGCATGGCGGCCGGTATCGCGGAGCGGCTCTCCGCCGGCCGGCTCCAGGAGCGGATGAAGGTCACCGGCGAGGACGACATCGCCCGGCTCGGTGAGGCCTTCAACAAGATGGCGCAGAACCTGCAGCTGAAGATCCAGCAGCTGGAGGAACTCTCCCGGATGCAGCGGCGCTTCGTCTCCGACGTCTCCCACGAGCTGAGGACCCCCCTGACGACCGTACGGATGGCCGCCGACGTCATCCACGAGGCCCGCAGCGACTTCGATCCTGTGACGGCGCGCTCCGCGGAGCTGCTCGGGGACCAGCTCGACCGGTTCGAGTCGCTGCTCTCCGATCTGCTGGAGATCAGCCGCTTCGACGCGGGGGCCGCGGCGCTGGAGGCGGAGCCGATAGATCTGCGGCAGGTCGTACGACGGGTGATAGGCGGGGCCGAGCCGCTGGCCGAGCGGAAGGGCACCCGGGTCCGGGTGGTCGGCGACGAGCAGCCGGTGATCGCGGAGGCCGACGCACGACGGGTCGAGCGCGTCCTGCGCAACCTGGTGGTCAACGCCGTCGAACACGGCGAGGGCCGCGATGTCGTGGTGCGGATGGGGGTGGCCGGAGGTGCGGTCGCCGTGGCCGTCCGGGACTACGGGGTGGGGTTGAAGCCGGGCGAGGCGACGCGGGTGTTCAACCGTTTCTGGCGGGCGGACCCGGCCCGCGCGCGGACGACCGGCGGTACCGGGCTCGGGCTCTCCATCGCGGTGGAGGACGCCCGGCTGCACGGCGGCTGGCTCCAGGCGTGGGGCGAGCCCGGCGGCGGTTCGCAGTTCCGGCTGACTCTGCCGCGTACGGCGGACGAGCCGCTGCGCGGATCGCCGATACCACTGGAACCCGAGGACTCCCGTCGTAACCGGGAGAACCGTGAGCGGGCCGAGGCCGTGCCGAAGACCGGGAGCGAGCACCGGCTGACGGCGGTGCCGACCCAGCCCGGCAGCAACGACAGATCCGCGCTGCCCGTGCCGTCCCGCACCCCGGTGGTTTCCCGGACGGCGCCGGCCTCGGTGCATCCGGCGGCCCTTCCGGGGAGCGGCGCACGGGTGGTCGCGCGCCACGCCGAGGACCAGTCGGGCGGCGAATTCGACACTGCGATGCAGGACCCGGAGCGGGGGGACACGAATCGTGGGGACTGACCGTCGCAAGGACGGCCAAGGACGCGTGCTGGGGCTGTTCGCGCTGCTCGGGTGCGGTGTGGTGCTGCTGTCCGCGTGCGGCTCGATGCCCGTCACCGGGGACGTCAAGGCTGTCGACGCCTCGCAGCCGGGCGACTCGCAGGTGCAGGTGTACGCCGTCGCGCCACGTGACAACGCCACGCCCAACGAGGTGGTCGACGGCTTCCTGGAGTCCATGACCAGTGATGACCCGCAGTTCAGGACGACCCGCCGGTACCTGACGAAGAAGGCGGCCGGGACGTGGAAGCCGAACGCGGTCACCACCGTGCTCACCAAGGCACCGAACCGCAACGACCGCCCCTTCCGTGACAGCGACCGCAACGTCACCGAGGTCACCTACACGCTGACCGGTGAGAAGGTGGCGACGGTCGACGAGCAGAACGCCTATCAGCCGCTCGCGCCCACCGACTACAACGAGACCCTGCACCTGGTGAGGGAGAACGGGCCGGGCGGCAGGGAGTGGCGGATCGACCACGTGCCGGACGGTCTGCTGCTCGGGCAGTCCGACTTCAGGCGTCTCTACCGCTCCGTCAACAAGTACTACTTCGCGGCGGGGCGGTCCGACGGGCAGCCGACGCTGGTCGCCGACCCCGTCTATCTCCGCAGCCGGACGGACCCCGTCACGGGGATGGACACCGTGACGCAGTCCGTCCGCAGCCTCCTCGCGGGGCCGACCAGTTGGCTGCAGCCCGTGGTCGCATCGCGGTTCCCGCCCGGTACGGCGCTGAAGAAGGGGGTCACTTCGCTGGCGCCCGACGACCGCAACGTACTGAAGGTCCCGCTCGACAAGAACGCGGACGGCGTCGGGCAGCGCTCCTGCCGCATGATGGCCTCGCAGATCCTCTACACCCTGAGGGACCTGACGTCCGCCCGGGTCGAGCAGGTCGAACTCCAGCGTTCCGACGGCTCCGCGCTGTGTCTGCTCGGAGCGGACCAGGCGGAGGAGTTCGCTCCTGATGGTTCGTCGAGTGGGCCGGACAGCCAGTACTTCGTCGATGACAAGGGGCATGTGCAGCGAATTCCCGGCAGCAACAAGGGCAGTGGGGCTCCGGAGGCGGTGGCCGGTCCGTTCGGTGACGGACCGGTGCGGATGGGCGCGGTCGGTGTGGCCAGGGACGAGCAGTCGGCGGCGGCGGTCTCGCATGACGGGGCGTCCTTGTACGTGTCGTCCATCGTCTCGGACGGTGAACTTCCCGTGGCCTCGGTGACCAGCAGGTCCCACGAGGTGAAGAACCGTCTGTCGGCGCCGAGCTGGGACGGCCGGGGCGACCTGTGGGTGGCCGACCGGGATCGCGACAGGCCCAGACTGC
Coding sequences within it:
- the mtnA gene encoding S-methyl-5-thioribose-1-phosphate isomerase; amino-acid sequence: MADQDAQSPVGIEPPALPVLRWAEPPEGPALVLLDQTRLPAEEAELVCTDVPALVRAIRTLAVRGAPLLGIAGAYGVALAAARGNDVAGAAELLARARPTAVNLGYGVRRADRAYREAVGRGAGPERAAAVALAEARALHREDAEASGRMARYGLALLDELLPGGDGHRLLTHCNTGALVSGGEGTAFAVALAAHRERRLRQLWVDETRPLLQGARLTAYEAARNAMPYSLLTDNAAGSLFAAGEVDAVLIGADRIAADGSVANKVGSYPLAVLAKYHHVPFIVVAPTTTVDLDTADGASIVVEQRPGAEVTEFTSPRAGVVGESAGGVLVAPAGTRAYNPAFDVTPPELITAIVTEEGAVSPVTRAGLAELCARSSQVTIS
- the mtrA gene encoding two-component system response regulator MtrA, whose protein sequence is MMSIMKGRVLVVDDDTALAEMLGIVLRGEGFEPSFVADGDKALAAFREAKPDLVLLDLMLPGRDGIEVCRLIRAESGVPIVMLTAKSDTVDVVVGLESGADDYIVKPFKPKELVARIRARLRRSEEPAPEQLAIGDLVIDVAGHSVKREGQSIALTPLEFDLLVALARKPWQVFTREVLLEQVWGYRHAADTRLVNVHVQRLRSKVEKDPERPEIVVTVRGVGYKAGPS
- the mtrB gene encoding MtrAB system histidine kinase MtrB; the protein is MPPSSAAPQPGEPGARAERAAGPGHRAFRIGRLLQGGRLFHDRAPGGPVPRLLMRWVRRPLLPAVRLWRRNLQLRVVAGTLLMSLGVVLLLGLVVIGQVRNGLLEAKGKAAQTQAAGGFAAAQEKANAPLTPGGQGGDAADGATANNSWRTELVDQLASGGKNAFNVVALSADEGTRAPRGSGSVEAVSIPQRLRDAVNKGSGAFQTYSEIQYANGQQPQPGLVVGKRLYDNDHNPYQLYYLFPLTQEEKSLTLIKTTLATAGLFVVVLLGAIAWFVVRQVVTPVRMAAGIAERLSAGRLQERMKVTGEDDIARLGEAFNKMAQNLQLKIQQLEELSRMQRRFVSDVSHELRTPLTTVRMAADVIHEARSDFDPVTARSAELLGDQLDRFESLLSDLLEISRFDAGAAALEAEPIDLRQVVRRVIGGAEPLAERKGTRVRVVGDEQPVIAEADARRVERVLRNLVVNAVEHGEGRDVVVRMGVAGGAVAVAVRDYGVGLKPGEATRVFNRFWRADPARARTTGGTGLGLSIAVEDARLHGGWLQAWGEPGGGSQFRLTLPRTADEPLRGSPIPLEPEDSRRNRENRERAEAVPKTGSEHRLTAVPTQPGSNDRSALPVPSRTPVVSRTAPASVHPAALPGSGARVVARHAEDQSGGEFDTAMQDPERGDTNRGD
- a CDS encoding LpqB family beta-propeller domain-containing protein, translated to MGTDRRKDGQGRVLGLFALLGCGVVLLSACGSMPVTGDVKAVDASQPGDSQVQVYAVAPRDNATPNEVVDGFLESMTSDDPQFRTTRRYLTKKAAGTWKPNAVTTVLTKAPNRNDRPFRDSDRNVTEVTYTLTGEKVATVDEQNAYQPLAPTDYNETLHLVRENGPGGREWRIDHVPDGLLLGQSDFRRLYRSVNKYYFAAGRSDGQPTLVADPVYLRSRTDPVTGMDTVTQSVRSLLAGPTSWLQPVVASRFPPGTALKKGVTSLAPDDRNVLKVPLDKNADGVGQRSCRMMASQILYTLRDLTSARVEQVELQRSDGSALCLLGADQAEEFAPDGSSSGPDSQYFVDDKGHVQRIPGSNKGSGAPEAVAGPFGDGPVRMGAVGVARDEQSAAAVSHDGASLYVSSIVSDGELPVASVTSRSHEVKNRLSAPSWDGRGDLWVADRDRDRPRLLRLVGGTGAPEEVAVPDLDGGRIEALRVSADGVRIALLVNQDGRNTLKIGRIERRGRESAQQVSVVELRQAAPQLTDVTAMSWSGRSRLVVVGKEQGGVQQVRYVQADGSTSASGVLPGVNQVLSVAAADDEQLPLMAATSSDGIVKLSPGDNWQTVVKEGSSLVYPG